The sequence below is a genomic window from Sphingobacterium sp. ML3W.
AAGGATTTATCTGGAGATTATTTTCACGATATGTTTATTGAAAAAAATCAAAATCGTAAATCAGGAAATCAAGAAACTATCTGGGCAATACAGCTGGAATATAATAGTCAAGGTGGGGGAGATCTCTATACCGATTGGAGTAAGCGTGCTTGGGTGCCTTTCTATGCGCAGCAAACGGGTTTTCTATTGGCAGATTCTTTGGGTGGTCGTGGCTTAGGTCATATCAGACCATATGAATGGTGGCTGAATAGCTATGAAGTGCAAGATGTCCGCAATTCGGAATATAACATCAAAAGAGATTGGTATCATAATGATCCGAAGAGTCCATTGTATGGTACTAAACTCAATATTACCGAGCAGATCAAAGAGTCTGGCAATGTGTTTGCGACGACAACTAAATTCTTTTATGGAAAGACAGCTGATAACCCTGCGTTTGAAGGTAATATGAAAGATCGTGTTAAGATCCGATTGGCCGAAACGTATTTACTCTTAGCTGAAGCCTATTTGCAAAAGAATGACCCTGCGTCTGCTGCTTCGACAATTAATGTAGTGCGAGCGCGAGCTAAAGCTACTCCTGTATTGGCATCTCAAGTTAATATAGATTATTTATTGGACGAGCGAGCTAGGGAACTGTTGGGAGAGGAAATGCGTAGAATGACACTTTCTAGATTTGGTAAAACTGTATTTTTAGATCGCGTGAAAAGATTGAATACGCAATCTAAGGATGCAATAAAGGACGGGAATGAACTATGGCCTATTCCTCAAGAGGTCATTGATGCAAATTCTGGAGCAGATTTTCCTCAAAATATAGGGTATAATAATTAGTGTTCTTTTTGTAGTAGCGCCTAAAAAGGTAGAAGAGCTGGTGAATTACGTTATTCATCAGCTCTTTTTATTTCATAATGTCTTATTTTATAGTGTGAATTTTGATTGGGAAAAAAATATATTTATATAATCGTCTTTTAAACGATTGTTAGTAACAAAATAGATCAGTCATTACTGAGCATTATGTCTGATGTGTGCTATATTTTTGTTACAATTGGTTGGGAGGTATATTTTTTTGTGGTATCATGCCGATGTTTGCGTCTTTGCAGAAGTTTGCGCTATTGAAA
It includes:
- a CDS encoding RagB/SusD family nutrient uptake outer membrane protein, whose product is MKAIKNITYLLLSTTLFVGCSKDFLDEDTSGFQAPNNTYTTTNGFETGLTGLYAFARLEFHTWNNDFFSQGATPQEALQVGTDIVAIKQTGTDATLAPFSNYTLNPTSSYVRNYWKFAYGLIGNSNLILSALDNPNIQWKDADQDPKRVRATAEFFRAYAYRYLVSLYGDVPWVDKVSELPRTDFTRAPKQEVIQNMIADFKYAAENLPENPGSVEDGKLTKWAAYHYLAEAYLWANKPDSAIIAAQAVINAPYFSLNNQRFGVEKDLSGDYFHDMFIEKNQNRKSGNQETIWAIQLEYNSQGGGDLYTDWSKRAWVPFYAQQTGFLLADSLGGRGLGHIRPYEWWLNSYEVQDVRNSEYNIKRDWYHNDPKSPLYGTKLNITEQIKESGNVFATTTKFFYGKTADNPAFEGNMKDRVKIRLAETYLLLAEAYLQKNDPASAASTINVVRARAKATPVLASQVNIDYLLDERARELLGEEMRRMTLSRFGKTVFLDRVKRLNTQSKDAIKDGNELWPIPQEVIDANSGADFPQNIGYNN